TCATTTTATCAAATTCCTTCTCTTCAAGGTTACATAGAATATGGAAGACTAGCTGGATCAAAAATTCCCCTTTTACTTGATTTAAATGCAATAACTATGCATATAGGTATCTTTGGTGAAACTGGAAGTGGAAAAAGTTACAATATGAGATATTTAATCACACTTCTTTCTAACATAAAGCTAGGTGATAAATTAACTGCAATACCAATGATAATAATTGACGCTAATGGTGATTATTCTGATTTCACTTCCTTTAACATTGATTTAATTAGCGGTGGTAGAGGATGGATAAAGAAATATGTGATGAGAGATACTCTAAGTGATGCTGAAGTAAGGCTTTCCATTGACCTTTCATTATTTACAGCCAAAGACTTAGCTGACTTCATAATTTCATTAAAATATGGTGACTCAGCTCCAAACTCTCTTCAATCTAACTTATTAGAACAAGTTTTACTTCAGCATGATCCTCAAGAGTATAATTGGCTTTTAGGCAGCAGAGAAGGGATAGAAGCTTTAAAAACGGAGCTTGAAGAGCTAAAAACTTCGGGCTTCAGTCCTAGTACTATAAGAGCAGTTAATAGTTCATTAGAAGTCTTCTATGGAAAGGTTAAAAAGTACAATCTTGTCTCTTCATCTTCATCTATAAATGAACAAACTTTAGATGTAATTTGGAATACAAAAGGATTAGGAATAATAGACTTCTCCTCTGATGGATCTCCAGGGGTAGATATTTCAACTAAACAGTTAATAGTAAGTTACATTGCACGTTTAATTCTTGATTATCTTACTAAGTCTAAGTATTCTGGGAAGCAAAAGCTCTTAGCCTTAGTAATCGAAGAGGCACAAAATTATATTCCTTCAAGCGATTATCCAGTAAATGCAAGAATAACTAAAGATGTATTAGTAACATTAGCGACACAAGGAAGAAAGTTTGGTGTTTCACTATTCTTAGTTTCACAGAGACCAGCATTTGTTGATAAGTACGTTTTATCAATGCTTAACACTTTCTTTTTCCACAGGATTTATCATGAGGACGTTAAATATGTTATGTCAGCAACTGGAGGTTTACCAGAACATTTGTCAAAAAGCTTACCCTCATTGGACACTGGTTATGTAATAGTGTCTGGATTAATGTCAGCCTTAAGATCGCCAGCATTAGTTAAGATACCATGGGATGATAGGATTGGATCTTACGCTGGTTACGTTTCTGATATAGAAAGCATTTTGGTGGGTTAAAATGTGTGAGTTTAGGCTTAGTGAAACCTCTGCCTCGTCAGAAAGCATTTATAAACTATACGAGTGTGTAATGAGCAAAACTGAAGTAGTTAACAAACTTAAGTTCTTTAAACAGATAGGAGAAGAGATTCAAAGAATAAAAAGCGCTAGAGAATCACCAGAAATTATTGCTTTAGTTGCTGATTGGGGACAAGGTAAAACTACTTTGCTTAGTGTGATAGAGGAAGTAGAGAAGGTAACTAGATTAAACTTCGTTGATTTGCTTAAAGGAGAGATCAATTTTAACAATGAAAGTAAAGTAATCTTAATAGATGAAGTAGAGACAAGTATTGAATATTTACCAGAGTTTAGAGATAAAATAAGAGATTTCTGGGTAAAGATAAAAGAGATTGCTAATTCAAAGGGGAATAAAGTAATTTACTTATCCATGACTCCTAGTGCTTACTCTAGGATATTTGGAGAAATATTAAAGGATCTATTCCCAGAAACTTATGAGGCAATATCACAAAGAGTAAAGAGAATATTCCTTATGCCTCCCTCAAAATTGGAATTCTTAACTGTAATGGATTGTTTACTTGAGTTTAATAAAATTGACAAAAAACTCCTTGAATATATGGATTTACCTTATTGGACAATTGGACAAGAAAGAAGAAGACTAACGAGGTTCTTTAATGACGTAGTTTGCAAAAGTAGTGAAAGTGAGAATAAAGTAGATTCAATGTTTAAGTTAATTGAAGATAATCAGAATCTTAACGAAGAAGGAGAGACAATAAGGATAAATGAGGTTATGAAGTTTGAAAAAGAGTTAGATCAGGGTGAGATAAAGAGATTTCACGAAATTTTGCTTAAAAGAATATTCACTGAAAAACCCATAGAGGCGTTAAAAGACCATGTAGTAGAAGGTTACTTAGTTGACTATTATTCATGGTTAGAAGTAGCTAAGGAGTTAGACATGGTTGAAGACTTTTTATTAACTTACTTAGATGAAAAGGATTCTTTTGATAGAAATCTTTACGTATTTCTCTCTGACAATATAGACAAGGTAATATATGAAAATATAAACAAAGGGAATTTAGATGAGCTCATCAGTAAGCTAAAAGTTAGAAGTAAAAAGAAGGCTTATGCTTTAACCTGGAGTCTATTTGAGACATTAGTTAATACTAATGTTGGAGGTTCTGTAGTAGAATTTGAGACTAGAGAACTTAAGGAAAAAGCCATTAAGTTTGTTAACGAAAAATTACTTGATGAAGAGAAAGAAATTGAAGCCTTTATATCTTTCCTAAAGTACGGGATGAACCTCGAATTTAAGGAGAAAAAGATAGATAGTTTGCACGTTATCCTCTCGTTCCCTAAGTTTAATGTTATACTCACTAATAAGCCAGATAAAATACCAGAGAATGAAATTATTCACGGGATAATAATTCTTTCAGAAGATACATCCCTTGACGCATATTACGATTCTCTTTCAGTAAAAGTTCTGCATTTACCTTTATCAACTCCGTTAAAGAGGCAAATGCTTTACATTAACTTTTATGAATTGTATTCAAGAGGAATAAGATTAAGGAAAGAGGCACTTAAAATTAAGCTAGGAGATGTAATTGATACAGTTTCGATATTTCTTAACTCCATTAATGAAGAGCTAACATTACCTTCCCTACCTTTAACTAAAGGAAATAAGCGGCCTATTCAATCCCTTAATTGGATAGTTTTTGCACCAGAAATTTATCCAGCAAAAGCTGATGAGGTGTTTGTAAAAGTTAATGAAATAGTTAATGAAAGATTTAGAATCTTTGGTTCAAAACAATTCCACTTAGACGATATAGAGACCTCTGACACTTTCATAAACGATATAGTTCAATACTTTGCCGAGAACGAGATAATTAACGTAATAAAAGATAACGTGATCGATTATTCTAATCTGCCCGGGAAAAGAGTAAAAGAGTTTACTAAAATTATTGTGGGCTTACTTAGGCAGATACTAAAAGATAAGCTTGAAGCGGAAGTAGTTAAATTTGTTCAAGATGAGGAAAAGAGTGAATTACTTAATGCTTTACAAAAAATCTTTGGTACTAAGAAGAACAGTAGTTTAGAGTTCTTATTATATTCGTCAATTGCGACTGGTGAAATTGCGAATTATGTAAAACTTAGAAATTTAATACCCTTGAAGGCCATCAAGGAGAAATTAAGTAAAATTAACGTGAACAACGCATATTTTATAACTGCTAAAAAGAGGGAAGCTGGAATAAGGAATGTTTATGACATGATTAATGTAATACAAAGTTACATTGAATTAGCGGAAAGAAGTGATGACAAAAACTTCTTAAGATTTGCAATTGTCGTTTTTTCTCTATATAAACAACTAAACAAATTCCTAGATGAAATATCATTAGCAGAAGAAGAGATAGCAAAAATACAAAACGAGATTAACAAGAAAATTGAAATAATAAGAAGAGCTAAAAGTCTTGTCAATGTAGAAAAGATTGACGAAGAAGAACTTATTTCTAAGATACCAGATTTTGTCAATAAAATAAAAGACAGTCTAATGAAAGTTATAAAAGAAGAAGACCCAGAAAATATAATGAATTTCATAGAGACTGTTAAAAAAATTAATGGAAATGACTCCAATAATTTACTCTTGATAATCTGGGAAAGTATAAAAATAATCATGGATGGAGCATCATTACCACTTACTCAAAAATTGAAAGAAGTATTTTCTCCGATTTTACCTTTAGCAGGAATTAATAACTATTTAATTAAACTAGAAGCTGAATTAAAAGAAATAGAAAAAATTAGTCCGGAAATAGTTAAATTACAAAGTCAATTAAATGAGAAAAAGAAGGAAGTTGAGAAACTTGTAAAGGAAATTAAGAAGGAAATTGGTGAAGATTAATGCAACTAATTGAATTGGTCGAATTAATTTCTTCTAAAAAGAGAGAGTTTAGTAAGGATAAAATAGAATATGAGTTAAGGAAAACTCTTAATGATCTTTCTAGTTTAAGAAAATCTTTAGAGAAAATTAGGGATATAAAGGGCAAAATGCTATTCTGCAATGACTTAATAAAAGATGAGAAAGAAAGAATACTTAACTCTAATGACCCAGAATACATCTCTAAATTGATTGATATTATGTATGAAAAAGTTATTGCTTGTTATAGGAAAATGGAGGAAGAAAAAAGAAAGAAAATAGAAGAAGAAACTAAAGAAATAAGAGAGATTAATACAAAACTTTTACTTTATAAGAAAATATTAAAGAATATATTTAATGAAAATATCGATATTTATATGTTAAATGATAAATCAGAAGACTTAGAAGAAGAAATAAAGAAGGGTAAAGAGGAGTTAACTCAACTATATAACGTCTTAAAGTCTAAAGCAGGTGAAAACTTAGAGCTACTTATTGAATTAGTTGATAATAATGAGATAGAAATAGATAGTAGAAACTATGATGAAGTAATAGAATTAATAAAATTTTTAGTAAGCAAAGGAATTTCTCTGTCTTTAAGGTTTTCAAAATGAGTGACATAATTGATAAAATAAAAAAATTAGCAATAGAGGAAAAGGAAAAAGCAAATAAGTTAAAGGCTGATGTCATTCTCTTGGCTGAAGATATAAGAAAAGGGAGACTGAATATTGAATTCAAAAAAATAGATGAAAAAGTAAATGAACATAACGCATGTGCCATTGATGGTGGAAAATACGAGGTTGATCTTGGTGATTCGTATCTAATCATTGCAAAGGCAGTTACTGTTATGGGAAAATACGGTGAAGTGAAAGAAATTCCTCCTACAATAGTTAGGGATTTTAAAATAATTAGTGACTATTATGGAGAAGATGAGGTTAAAAAACATTCAATATCCTTAATGCTAACTTTAGAAACTAATTTACTTTCTCGAGCAAATTGCGAAAAGATCTTCATTGACGGGCCTTTACTTGATCCACCAGTTTATGAACCTTCATTAGAAGAATATTTCATAGTTAGAAGCAATATTATACAGAAAAAGAAACCTATTGGAATAGTGAAAAGATTTAGTCATAGGATTTTAATTAAAGAATTAGAAAATGAGGGATATAATTTATTAAACATGAGGGAAAGTTATCTTGTCACTACCTTAATTATGGAGTTAAGGAAAAATATGAAAAATAAGGATACTGTAATGCTTGGCTGGATAGATTGGGATGAGGTATTTAAGAGAGGGGAAATTATTTCCGATTTAGAGG
The nucleotide sequence above comes from Sulfurisphaera javensis. Encoded proteins:
- a CDS encoding DNA double-strand break repair nuclease NurA → MSDIIDKIKKLAIEEKEKANKLKADVILLAEDIRKGRLNIEFKKIDEKVNEHNACAIDGGKYEVDLGDSYLIIAKAVTVMGKYGEVKEIPPTIVRDFKIISDYYGEDEVKKHSISLMLTLETNLLSRANCEKIFIDGPLLDPPVYEPSLEEYFIVRSNIIQKKKPIGIVKRFSHRILIKELENEGYNLLNMRESYLVTTLIMELRKNMKNKDTVMLGWIDWDEVFKRGEIISDLEGLSKAYQKFNTKIYSAYFQLSAISPIVRIDSLIPEELEYIKAWGIEGEKEVTILNKLADSLAKIKNEEVKSYVTLFQSIKGTDFFSYLSRF
- a CDS encoding ATP-binding protein, which encodes MIVESVGIVLQRGENNSISALLKADIEITSGQLFLIEDGSKKTVVRLDEYSYINEFFDEKAPFSKTLLNDKIDVELLHMNTVIKAEMSIVKRYNHSSVPKPGSIVKLLPEIKDEKDLLSFYQIPSLQGYIEYGRLAGSKIPLLLDLNAITMHIGIFGETGSGKSYNMRYLITLLSNIKLGDKLTAIPMIIIDANGDYSDFTSFNIDLISGGRGWIKKYVMRDTLSDAEVRLSIDLSLFTAKDLADFIISLKYGDSAPNSLQSNLLEQVLLQHDPQEYNWLLGSREGIEALKTELEELKTSGFSPSTIRAVNSSLEVFYGKVKKYNLVSSSSSINEQTLDVIWNTKGLGIIDFSSDGSPGVDISTKQLIVSYIARLILDYLTKSKYSGKQKLLALVIEEAQNYIPSSDYPVNARITKDVLVTLATQGRKFGVSLFLVSQRPAFVDKYVLSMLNTFFFHRIYHEDVKYVMSATGGLPEHLSKSLPSLDTGYVIVSGLMSALRSPALVKIPWDDRIGSYAGYVSDIESILVG